A window of Corallococcus macrosporus DSM 14697 contains these coding sequences:
- a CDS encoding AgmX/PglI C-terminal domain-containing protein — translation MREALAGDLDAYLDRELLESPEGDAAPAPVAEVSESMRALLALAEAETAWMELMPPSPSHALDALPEPAVEIPEWMRTSPGAKTVTSLGALLPPHAEDVLARAPEAPLWGDAPTRAHWESAPWDGVRASAPAPDRVAGRHLGVVVGAAVGALTAGLLLVAGLYLRGDTVGAQVRAARVDDAIRRTAEGSGPGAAVSSLAPMSQAPSPILSSQPQPVTPAVGGVQVSAQGSLQDAAQGLRANAPASTPVRSAGAPVAESLAVASPAPLKRKAPVKVAEALPATPPAPVELAFGDAEADGADAHEGVASSPGDVVAEAVEEEDTAEKGPYSDLDEDFARELGFTEDAEATRAEEPARTVYVPPAIDVKEHLTPDDVKQVVVTNQPAITACVRSHAAGTPMEAGGRFVVQWSVLPGGDTLNVSMDTAALRGTPLSRCIEDVVRRWKFPVHQVRMQEPIRFPFIF, via the coding sequence GTGCGGGAGGCGCTCGCTGGAGACCTGGACGCGTATCTCGACCGCGAGCTGCTCGAGTCGCCCGAAGGAGACGCGGCCCCCGCGCCCGTGGCGGAGGTCTCCGAGAGCATGCGCGCGCTGCTCGCGCTGGCGGAGGCGGAGACGGCATGGATGGAGCTCATGCCGCCGTCGCCCTCGCACGCCCTGGACGCGCTGCCTGAACCCGCGGTGGAGATCCCCGAGTGGATGCGCACGTCACCTGGCGCGAAGACGGTGACGTCCCTGGGCGCCTTGTTGCCGCCGCATGCGGAGGATGTGCTGGCGCGTGCGCCAGAGGCGCCCTTGTGGGGTGATGCGCCGACGCGTGCGCATTGGGAATCAGCGCCGTGGGACGGTGTTCGCGCGAGCGCTCCCGCGCCGGACCGCGTCGCGGGAAGGCATCTCGGTGTCGTGGTGGGCGCGGCCGTGGGCGCGCTGACGGCGGGCCTGCTCCTGGTCGCGGGCCTCTACCTGCGCGGAGACACCGTGGGTGCGCAGGTGCGCGCCGCGCGCGTCGACGACGCCATCCGGCGCACGGCGGAGGGCTCCGGCCCAGGCGCGGCCGTGAGCAGCCTCGCGCCGATGTCCCAGGCGCCGTCGCCGATTCTCTCCAGCCAGCCTCAGCCCGTGACGCCAGCGGTGGGCGGCGTGCAGGTTTCGGCGCAGGGGAGCCTTCAGGACGCGGCCCAGGGGCTGCGGGCCAACGCGCCTGCCTCCACGCCCGTGCGAAGCGCGGGCGCGCCCGTGGCGGAGTCGCTCGCGGTGGCGAGCCCCGCGCCCCTCAAGCGCAAGGCGCCCGTGAAGGTGGCCGAGGCCTTGCCCGCCACGCCGCCCGCGCCCGTGGAGCTCGCCTTCGGTGACGCCGAAGCGGACGGCGCGGACGCCCATGAAGGCGTGGCGTCTTCCCCGGGCGACGTCGTGGCGGAGGCCGTGGAGGAGGAGGACACGGCGGAGAAGGGGCCGTACTCGGACCTCGACGAGGACTTCGCGCGCGAGCTGGGCTTCACCGAGGACGCGGAGGCCACGCGGGCCGAGGAGCCCGCGCGCACCGTCTATGTCCCGCCCGCCATTGACGTGAAGGAGCACCTCACGCCGGACGACGTGAAGCAGGTGGTGGTGACGAACCAGCCCGCCATCACCGCGTGTGTCCGTTCACACGCGGCGGGGACGCCGATGGAGGCCGGTGGCCGCTTCGTGGTGCAGTGGTCGGTGCTGCCGGGCGGTGACACGCTCAACGTGTCCATGGACACCGCCGCGCTGCGCGGCACGCCGCTGTCGCGCTGCATCGAGGACGTGGTGCGCCGCTGGAAGTTCCCGGTGCACCAGGTGCGCATGCAGGAGCCCATCCGCTTCCCCTTCATCTTCTGA
- a CDS encoding CBS domain-containing protein produces MWSSLIATVFPTDTLLAALRKMERHQVRLLGVVGEGGGLLGLVSEEHLLAAWRGDPLAPVSCVMARAGEPGARRSPPRRLRLHAGRPRDVH; encoded by the coding sequence ATGTGGTCCTCCCTCATCGCCACCGTTTTTCCCACGGATACCCTTCTGGCGGCCCTTCGGAAGATGGAGCGGCACCAGGTGCGGTTGTTGGGCGTGGTGGGGGAGGGGGGAGGGTTGTTGGGGTTGGTCAGCGAGGAGCACCTCCTCGCGGCCTGGAGGGGGGACCCGTTGGCGCCCGTGTCGTGTGTCATGGCGCGGGCGGGGGAGCCCGGGGCGCGGCGTTCACCCCCGCGGCGGTTGCGGCTGCACGCGGGGCGGCCGCGCGACGTGCACTGA
- a CDS encoding nuclear transport factor 2 family protein, translating to MSTSSAEDTRTLTELSVRVMRAIQTKDLETIKSLTAEDFIYRGADGTEANRDAFIESIAQIPGELTSVEAEGMRTYLYGDTAVIAGLQRSGLKMTDGTEATDAVYFTDVWQRRDGQWKMVFAFSSPVAPAPQQQP from the coding sequence ATGAGCACCTCTTCCGCCGAAGACACGCGCACCCTGACCGAGCTCTCGGTCCGCGTGATGCGCGCGATCCAGACGAAAGATTTGGAGACCATCAAATCGCTCACCGCGGAGGACTTCATCTACCGGGGCGCGGATGGCACGGAGGCGAACCGTGATGCGTTCATCGAGAGCATCGCGCAGATTCCTGGCGAGCTGACCTCCGTCGAGGCCGAAGGCATGCGCACGTACCTCTACGGCGACACGGCGGTGATTGCGGGCCTCCAGCGCAGCGGCCTGAAGATGACGGATGGCACCGAGGCCACCGACGCCGTCTACTTCACCGACGTGTGGCAGCGCCGCGACGGGCAGTGGAAGATGGTGTTCGCGTTCAGCAGCCCGGTCGCGCCCGCGCCGCAGCAGCAGCCGTAG
- the nudC gene encoding NAD(+) diphosphatase, which yields MNSAPRFVPDHTPPDRPREGALLFLARGMDLLVQEHADGVSIPTGATFPELAAAAHYLGTLDGVDCYAAGFTPDFVPPEGYKVVVARSLYKRVDDARFAVAGRALAIVEWDFTHRFCGRCGQPTQLVPGERARRCPVDKTPFYPRLAPAIIVLITRGDTMLLAHNAQFPEPMFSTLAGFVEPGESLEECVAREVKEEVGIDVKNIRYFGSQPWPFGRSLMVGFTAEYAGGDITVDRKEISEAHWFGPDDLPRIPPRLSIARQLIDAFVARVKGTAAP from the coding sequence GTGAACTCCGCCCCTCGCTTCGTCCCCGACCACACCCCGCCCGACCGGCCGCGCGAGGGCGCCCTGCTCTTCCTCGCCCGGGGCATGGACCTGCTCGTCCAGGAGCACGCGGACGGCGTCTCCATCCCCACCGGCGCGACCTTCCCGGAGCTCGCCGCCGCCGCGCACTACCTGGGGACGCTGGACGGCGTGGACTGCTACGCGGCGGGGTTCACCCCGGACTTCGTCCCCCCGGAGGGCTACAAGGTCGTCGTCGCCCGCTCGCTCTACAAGCGCGTGGATGACGCCCGCTTCGCCGTGGCGGGGCGCGCGCTCGCCATCGTCGAATGGGACTTCACCCACCGCTTCTGCGGCCGCTGCGGCCAGCCCACGCAGCTCGTCCCCGGTGAGCGCGCCCGCCGCTGCCCGGTGGACAAGACGCCCTTCTACCCTCGCCTCGCCCCCGCCATCATCGTCCTCATCACCCGCGGCGACACGATGCTGCTGGCCCACAACGCCCAGTTCCCCGAGCCCATGTTCAGCACGCTCGCCGGCTTCGTGGAGCCGGGCGAGTCGCTGGAGGAGTGCGTGGCGCGCGAGGTGAAGGAGGAGGTCGGCATCGACGTGAAGAACATCCGCTACTTCGGCTCGCAGCCGTGGCCCTTCGGCCGCTCGCTGATGGTGGGCTTCACCGCCGAGTACGCGGGCGGCGACATCACCGTGGACCGCAAGGAAATCTCCGAGGCCCACTGGTTCGGCCCGGACGACCTGCCGCGCATCCCGCCGAGGCTCAGCATCGCGCGGCAGCTCATCGACGCCTTCGTCGCGCGCGTGAAGGGCACCGCCGCCCCCTGA
- the gloA gene encoding lactoylglutathione lyase has translation MRILHTMLRVGDLERSLDFYTRVIGMKLLRRHDYPDGKFTLAFVGFGPEDTHPALELTHNWGVEKYELGTAYGHIALGVSDIHGTCEAIRQAGGKVVREPGPMKHGTTVIAFVEDPDGYKVELIQKDA, from the coding sequence ATGCGAATCCTGCACACCATGCTCCGCGTCGGCGACCTCGAGCGCTCGCTGGACTTCTACACCCGGGTCATCGGCATGAAGTTGCTGCGCCGTCACGACTACCCCGACGGCAAGTTCACCCTGGCCTTCGTGGGCTTCGGCCCGGAGGACACCCACCCCGCCCTGGAGCTCACGCACAACTGGGGCGTGGAGAAGTACGAGCTCGGCACGGCCTACGGCCACATCGCCCTGGGCGTCAGCGACATCCATGGGACGTGCGAGGCCATCCGGCAGGCCGGCGGAAAGGTGGTCCGCGAGCCCGGCCCCATGAAGCACGGCACCACCGTCATCGCCTTCGTCGAGGACCCGGACGGCTACAAGGTGGAGCTCATCCAGAAGGACGCCTGA
- a CDS encoding radical SAM protein, which yields MPAARPHIEPRRVPSADSVVVKEIYLSVQGESSHAGLLCAFVRLTGCHLRCTYCDSEFAFHGGARRKIPDIVNEVRAMRTPMVEVTGGEPLLQPGVYPLMEALLDAGFKVLLETSGAIDVRLVPPAVHKIVDMKTPSSGEHLRNDYRNFTSMNANDELKFVIGSREDYDWAKALIAEHQLLQKPYGTLFSTVFDKLHPRELAEWVIEDRLAVRFQLQMHKYMWDPNERGV from the coding sequence ATGCCCGCAGCGCGCCCACACATCGAGCCCCGACGCGTCCCTTCCGCGGACTCCGTGGTGGTGAAGGAAATCTACCTCAGCGTCCAGGGTGAGTCCTCCCACGCCGGGCTGCTGTGCGCCTTCGTCCGCCTCACGGGCTGCCACCTGCGCTGCACGTATTGCGACAGCGAGTTCGCCTTCCACGGCGGCGCGCGCCGGAAAATCCCGGACATCGTCAACGAGGTGCGGGCCATGCGCACGCCCATGGTGGAGGTCACCGGCGGCGAGCCCCTGCTCCAGCCCGGCGTCTACCCGCTGATGGAGGCGCTGCTCGACGCGGGCTTCAAGGTGCTGCTGGAGACGAGCGGCGCCATCGACGTGCGGCTGGTGCCGCCCGCGGTGCACAAAATCGTCGACATGAAGACGCCCTCCTCGGGCGAGCACCTGCGCAACGACTACCGCAACTTCACGTCGATGAACGCCAACGACGAGCTGAAGTTCGTCATCGGCTCGCGCGAGGACTACGACTGGGCCAAGGCGCTCATCGCCGAGCACCAGCTCCTCCAGAAGCCCTACGGCACCCTGTTCTCCACCGTGTTCGACAAGCTCCACCCGCGTGAGCTGGCCGAATGGGTCATCGAGGACAGGCTCGCCGTGCGCTTCCAGCTCCAGATGCACAAGTACATGTGGGACCCGAACGAGCGCGGCGTGTGA
- the pdxA gene encoding 4-hydroxythreonine-4-phosphate dehydrogenase PdxA, whose product MDLPLVGISLGDVSGIGPEVTAAALMKPSVRKVLVPVLFGDGPTLERFPAFRRYARVAPATLGRVEGPTVVEVTRLAEKDRVPGKPSREGGRAQYAFVTAAIDAMRAGHVDALCTAPVSKEQISRAGIPFMGHTEVLAEAFGVEVMMLMDGPRVRVALATNHVPLADLPRLLTVDGLTARLKLLSRSLEPVVGRKPRIAVLGLNPHAGEGGLLGREEVEVIGPAIRKARAGRVDAHGPLPADGLFAKPDEVGARYDAVLAMYHDQGLIPAKALDFERTVNVTLGLPVPRTSPDHGTAYAIAGRGEASCVPMVEALLKAAQLAGTRRARPGPRRPSRGR is encoded by the coding sequence GTGGACCTTCCGCTCGTCGGAATCTCCCTGGGGGACGTGTCGGGCATCGGGCCGGAGGTGACGGCCGCGGCCCTGATGAAGCCCTCGGTGCGCAAGGTGCTCGTCCCCGTCCTCTTCGGGGACGGGCCCACGCTGGAGCGCTTCCCCGCGTTCCGCCGCTACGCGCGCGTGGCGCCCGCCACCTTGGGCCGCGTGGAAGGCCCCACCGTGGTGGAGGTGACGCGGCTCGCGGAGAAAGACCGCGTGCCCGGCAAGCCCTCGCGCGAGGGCGGACGCGCGCAGTACGCCTTCGTGACGGCGGCCATCGACGCGATGCGGGCCGGCCACGTGGACGCGCTGTGCACCGCGCCGGTGTCGAAGGAGCAGATTTCCCGCGCGGGCATCCCCTTCATGGGCCACACCGAGGTGCTGGCGGAGGCCTTCGGCGTGGAGGTGATGATGTTGATGGACGGGCCCCGCGTGCGCGTGGCGCTGGCCACCAACCACGTGCCGCTGGCGGACCTGCCGCGGCTGCTCACCGTGGACGGGCTGACGGCGCGGCTCAAGCTGCTGTCGCGGAGCCTGGAGCCGGTGGTGGGCCGCAAGCCGCGCATCGCGGTGCTGGGGCTCAACCCGCACGCGGGCGAAGGGGGCCTCCTGGGGCGCGAGGAGGTGGAGGTGATTGGCCCCGCCATCCGCAAGGCCCGCGCGGGCCGGGTGGACGCGCACGGCCCCCTCCCCGCGGACGGGCTCTTCGCGAAGCCCGACGAAGTGGGCGCGCGCTACGACGCGGTGCTGGCCATGTACCACGACCAGGGCCTCATCCCCGCCAAGGCGCTGGACTTCGAGCGCACCGTGAATGTGACGCTGGGCCTGCCCGTGCCGCGCACGTCGCCCGACCACGGCACGGCCTACGCCATCGCCGGCAGGGGTGAGGCGAGCTGCGTTCCCATGGTGGAGGCGCTGCTCAAGGCCGCGCAGCTCGCGGGGACGCGACGTGCTCGGCCAGGTCCTCGCCGTCCTTCGCGGGGTCGATGA
- a CDS encoding alpha/beta fold hydrolase, with protein sequence MADLFSRTMTRGKERPLTLSFRPDELYRVPTDDGASIALGRYHPRGEKRFAQPVILCHGLGANRFHLDFDEQYSLARYLARSGFEAWVLELRGRGLAGDCLDFNFDDQAEHDVRTAVRTVLSTGAKEVLWVGHSKGGLMLYAHLAKTPQAPVRAAVTLGSPFTFAVQPGLRTFIQKVEPVLKLRIIPTSRVTSIALFGAPPGPMSRYMMLAENMETEVVRRALANVPADIAGGVGRQFARWITTNRFTSYNGEFDYRDALSRVSIPFLLLAGSKDLLAPPMAVARAKEYLGGPVKMLVAGKAHGFGADYGHADLVLGRRAPDEIFPLVEAFLSAHATQP encoded by the coding sequence ATGGCGGACCTCTTTTCGCGGACGATGACGCGCGGGAAGGAGCGTCCGCTGACGCTCAGCTTCCGCCCGGATGAGCTGTACCGGGTGCCCACGGACGACGGGGCCTCCATCGCCCTGGGGCGCTACCACCCCCGAGGCGAGAAGCGCTTCGCCCAGCCCGTCATCCTCTGTCACGGGCTGGGGGCCAACCGCTTCCACCTGGACTTCGACGAGCAGTACAGCCTGGCCCGCTACCTGGCCCGCTCCGGCTTCGAGGCGTGGGTGCTGGAGCTGCGGGGCCGGGGGCTGGCGGGCGACTGCCTGGATTTCAACTTCGACGACCAGGCCGAGCACGACGTGCGCACCGCCGTGCGTACCGTCTTGTCCACAGGTGCGAAGGAAGTGCTCTGGGTCGGTCATTCCAAGGGCGGGCTGATGCTCTACGCCCACCTGGCGAAGACGCCGCAGGCGCCCGTGCGGGCGGCCGTGACGCTGGGCAGCCCCTTCACCTTCGCGGTGCAGCCGGGCCTGCGCACCTTCATCCAGAAGGTGGAGCCGGTGCTGAAGCTGCGCATCATCCCCACCAGCCGCGTCACCAGCATCGCCCTGTTCGGCGCGCCGCCGGGGCCCATGAGCCGCTACATGATGCTGGCGGAGAACATGGAGACGGAGGTGGTGCGGCGGGCGCTGGCCAACGTGCCCGCGGACATCGCCGGCGGCGTGGGCCGCCAGTTCGCCCGGTGGATCACCACCAACCGCTTCACGTCGTACAACGGCGAGTTCGACTACCGCGACGCCCTGTCCCGGGTGAGCATCCCCTTCCTGCTGCTGGCGGGCAGCAAGGACCTGCTGGCGCCACCCATGGCGGTGGCCCGCGCCAAGGAGTACCTGGGCGGGCCGGTGAAGATGCTGGTGGCCGGCAAGGCCCACGGCTTCGGGGCAGACTACGGGCACGCGGACCTGGTGCTGGGCCGCCGCGCCCCGGACGAAATCTTCCCCCTGGTGGAGGCGTTCCTCTCCGCACACGCGACGCAGCCGTAG
- a CDS encoding peptidylprolyl isomerase — MRLSPTRAFLVPLVLALAAGLGLPACTKPVTETPESLVVASVNGEVLSRADFEQELWRELALSDVSQRTLEDVEPFKRALLDTYIHRMLLLQEARKHNVTVTPEEVDRGVLRLSGDYPAGNFNEVLAQGQLSMAELRSREASRLTIEKLFASHVYSRVAVTEEELRAWYTAHEKDFHEPEQVHAAQLVVKGLDEARRLQSQLKSGKKFADLARRYSLSADAKLGGDLGFFPRGQMPPAFDEVVFKLGVGQVSDVVSTEYGFHLFRVLERKPARKREFSEVRALVESKLLEQKRSQAQEAFEQELRQKAQVQVNEATLQAIRGRPEPQQAAAE; from the coding sequence ATGCGCCTTTCTCCCACCCGCGCCTTCCTGGTCCCACTCGTCCTCGCGCTGGCCGCGGGGCTGGGCCTGCCCGCCTGCACCAAGCCCGTGACGGAGACGCCGGAGTCCCTGGTGGTGGCCAGCGTCAACGGCGAGGTGCTCAGCCGGGCGGACTTCGAGCAGGAGCTGTGGCGCGAGCTGGCCCTGTCGGACGTGTCCCAGCGCACCCTGGAGGACGTGGAGCCCTTCAAGCGGGCGCTCCTCGACACGTACATCCACCGGATGCTGCTGCTCCAGGAGGCGCGCAAGCACAACGTCACCGTCACGCCAGAGGAGGTGGACCGGGGGGTGCTGCGGCTGTCGGGGGACTATCCGGCGGGCAACTTCAACGAGGTGCTGGCCCAGGGGCAGCTCTCCATGGCGGAGCTGCGCTCGCGGGAGGCGAGCCGGCTGACCATCGAGAAGCTGTTCGCCAGCCACGTCTATTCGCGCGTGGCCGTGACGGAGGAGGAGCTGCGCGCCTGGTACACCGCGCATGAGAAGGACTTCCACGAGCCCGAGCAGGTGCACGCCGCCCAGCTCGTGGTGAAGGGCCTGGACGAGGCACGGCGGCTGCAATCCCAGCTCAAGTCCGGCAAGAAGTTCGCGGACCTGGCGCGCAGGTACTCGCTCAGCGCGGACGCCAAGTTGGGGGGCGACCTGGGGTTCTTCCCCCGGGGGCAGATGCCGCCGGCCTTCGACGAGGTGGTATTCAAGCTGGGGGTGGGGCAGGTTTCGGACGTGGTGTCCACCGAGTACGGCTTCCACCTGTTCCGCGTGCTGGAGCGCAAGCCGGCGCGCAAGCGGGAGTTCTCGGAGGTGCGGGCGCTGGTGGAGAGCAAGCTGCTGGAGCAGAAGCGGTCGCAGGCGCAGGAGGCGTTCGAGCAGGAGCTGCGGCAGAAGGCGCAGGTCCAGGTGAACGAGGCCACGCTGCAGGCCATCCGCGGGCGTCCGGAGCCCCAGCAGGCGGCGGCGGAGTGA
- a CDS encoding peptidylprolyl isomerase yields MKKLVAAIAAVALLGSGGEAHAELVDKVAAVVNRDIIALSEVQMRAAPEMARVNDPDPRKRGEQRLALMKTALDTLIGEKLMEAEIAQLGITASESEVDELVADVRRQNNITDPAQFEQLLLGEGLTMATYRDMMRKRILRDRLLRMKVGPQVKITEEDLKAAYTQYTRLESGDSEVHARHILVQVDAKATAEQVETAKKRAEAIAAEARRPGMDFASLARARSEGPSAADGGDLGWFKRGVMVPAFEKAAFGLPEGGVSEPVRTNFGWHVLKVEERRQVATASYEEMRSKLEGKLLQEKTEKFLDQYVQELRQKANVDVKL; encoded by the coding sequence ATGAAGAAGCTGGTGGCGGCAATCGCGGCGGTGGCGCTCCTGGGCAGCGGCGGCGAGGCGCACGCGGAGCTGGTGGACAAGGTGGCCGCGGTGGTGAACCGCGACATCATCGCGCTGTCCGAGGTGCAGATGCGCGCGGCGCCGGAGATGGCCCGCGTCAACGACCCGGACCCGCGCAAGCGCGGCGAGCAGCGGCTGGCGCTGATGAAGACGGCGCTGGACACCCTCATCGGCGAGAAGCTGATGGAGGCGGAGATCGCGCAGCTCGGCATCACCGCCAGCGAGTCGGAGGTGGATGAGCTGGTGGCGGACGTGCGCCGGCAGAACAACATCACCGACCCCGCGCAGTTCGAGCAGCTCCTGCTGGGAGAGGGCCTCACCATGGCCACCTACCGGGACATGATGCGCAAGCGCATCCTGCGCGACCGGCTGCTGCGCATGAAGGTGGGCCCCCAGGTGAAGATCACCGAGGAGGACCTCAAGGCCGCCTACACGCAGTACACGCGCCTGGAGAGCGGGGACTCGGAGGTCCACGCGCGCCACATCCTGGTGCAGGTGGACGCCAAGGCCACGGCCGAGCAGGTGGAGACCGCCAAGAAGCGGGCGGAGGCCATCGCCGCGGAGGCGCGCCGGCCAGGCATGGACTTCGCCTCGCTGGCCCGCGCCCGCAGCGAGGGCCCCAGCGCGGCGGACGGCGGCGACCTGGGCTGGTTCAAGCGCGGCGTCATGGTGCCCGCCTTCGAGAAGGCCGCGTTCGGCCTGCCCGAGGGCGGCGTCAGCGAGCCGGTGCGCACCAACTTCGGCTGGCACGTGCTGAAGGTGGAGGAGCGCCGCCAGGTGGCCACCGCCTCCTACGAGGAGATGCGCTCCAAGCTGGAGGGCAAGCTGCTCCAGGAGAAGACGGAGAAGTTCCTCGACCAGTACGTGCAGGAGCTGCGGCAGAAGGCCAACGTGGACGTGAAGCTGTAG
- a CDS encoding carboxypeptidase-like regulatory domain-containing protein: MTPLLHGARRWRLPAQGEDWLVVPSVDLERLKPKHAPVPDVFVSASLKRWLTTPAAHTLYAMYEALGGSRPLGLSGLERSRYEQRLQQRLTEAFLDGELVALAVERPTLLPTPWPEPPLATEEEAPVEEQTWLAIELKDEEGKPVPHARYVVTLPDGSTREGTLNAKGYAREDGVNPGQCQVTFPDLDAQSWS, from the coding sequence ATGACGCCGCTTTTGCATGGTGCGCGCCGGTGGAGACTGCCGGCTCAGGGCGAAGACTGGCTCGTCGTACCGTCCGTCGACCTGGAGCGGTTGAAGCCGAAGCACGCACCGGTGCCCGACGTGTTCGTCAGCGCGTCCCTGAAGCGCTGGCTGACGACGCCCGCCGCGCACACGCTGTACGCGATGTACGAAGCATTGGGTGGCAGCCGCCCGCTGGGACTGTCCGGTCTGGAGCGCAGCCGCTACGAGCAACGCCTCCAGCAGCGGCTCACCGAGGCCTTCCTGGATGGCGAGCTGGTGGCCCTCGCGGTGGAGCGCCCGACGCTCCTGCCCACACCCTGGCCAGAGCCCCCGCTGGCGACTGAAGAGGAAGCCCCGGTGGAGGAACAGACGTGGCTGGCCATCGAGCTGAAGGACGAGGAGGGCAAGCCCGTCCCCCACGCGCGCTACGTCGTGACGCTCCCGGATGGGAGCACGCGCGAGGGCACCCTCAACGCGAAGGGCTACGCGCGCGAGGACGGGGTGAACCCTGGCCAGTGCCAGGTCACCTTCCCGGACCTGGACGCGCAGAGCTGGTCATGA
- a CDS encoding GIY-YIG nuclease family protein, which produces MVRRAVPDESPSWTVYILRCRDGTLYTGATNNLERRLATHGRGRGAAYTRARLPVTLVWSEAAGDRGAALRREAAIKRLSRAEKLRMVRRA; this is translated from the coding sequence ATGGTGCGGCGCGCCGTGCCGGACGAATCGCCCTCGTGGACTGTCTACATCCTGCGGTGCCGTGACGGCACGCTGTACACCGGCGCCACCAACAACCTGGAGCGCCGGCTGGCCACCCACGGCCGGGGCCGCGGGGCGGCGTACACGCGGGCGCGGCTGCCCGTGACGCTGGTGTGGAGCGAGGCCGCGGGGGACCGGGGCGCGGCGCTGCGGCGGGAGGCGGCCATCAAGCGGCTGTCGCGCGCGGAGAAGCTGCGCATGGTGCGGCGCGCCTGA
- a CDS encoding NAD(P)H-dependent flavin oxidoreductase: MNGANDGRSPPSSREAEPDDERSDSSPEPRRPPIYVLEDNTLHTRLTRELGVNYPFVSDGMPYVALPPLVIAVSEAGGVGMLGAAPEPADILDVRLQTIQAGTRRPFGVNFLMAPRDGRHATTREHIETCIARRVPIVSFQGGLPPSEWVAALRAAGSRVWVQAPSGEVARLALSLGVDGLIAQGRQASGLNQSTTPTLALVRELRALTDTVPVLAAGGIADGLSAARALFHGADGVWVGTRMVASVEAHAHPAYKQRIVDGDAGDTGVTALFGLEWPGHRMRVLRNRVVREWTGREGRAPMPMATPERVGTTVLFPGIPGGGTPVDVPRHSAFVPTPDTEGDLEEMAMPASGASMARIESVLPAGQIVVELMERARRVLADPHGLDVDADEDDRG, from the coding sequence ATGAACGGAGCGAATGACGGACGTTCCCCGCCCTCTTCCCGTGAAGCCGAGCCCGACGACGAGCGCAGTGACTCGAGTCCAGAGCCCCGGCGGCCTCCGATTTACGTCCTGGAAGACAACACCCTGCACACGCGGCTGACGCGCGAGCTGGGGGTGAACTATCCGTTCGTCAGCGATGGCATGCCCTACGTGGCGCTGCCACCGCTGGTCATCGCCGTGTCAGAGGCGGGCGGCGTGGGCATGCTCGGCGCCGCGCCGGAACCGGCGGACATCCTGGATGTCCGGCTGCAAACCATCCAGGCAGGCACGCGGCGCCCCTTCGGCGTGAACTTCCTCATGGCCCCGCGGGACGGCCGGCACGCCACCACGCGCGAGCACATCGAGACGTGCATCGCCCGGCGCGTGCCCATCGTCTCCTTCCAAGGCGGCCTTCCGCCCTCGGAGTGGGTGGCGGCGCTGCGGGCGGCGGGCAGCCGGGTCTGGGTCCAGGCGCCCTCGGGTGAGGTGGCCCGGCTGGCCCTGTCGCTCGGCGTGGACGGGCTCATCGCGCAGGGCCGGCAGGCGTCCGGCCTCAACCAGAGCACCACGCCCACCCTGGCGCTGGTGCGCGAGCTGCGCGCGCTGACGGACACGGTGCCGGTGCTGGCCGCGGGCGGCATCGCCGACGGGCTCAGCGCGGCGCGCGCCCTCTTCCATGGCGCGGACGGCGTCTGGGTGGGCACGCGCATGGTGGCCTCCGTGGAAGCGCACGCCCACCCGGCCTACAAGCAGCGCATCGTCGACGGGGACGCGGGGGACACGGGCGTCACCGCGCTCTTCGGCCTGGAGTGGCCGGGCCACCGCATGCGCGTGCTGCGCAACCGCGTCGTGCGCGAGTGGACGGGGCGCGAGGGCCGCGCGCCCATGCCCATGGCGACGCCGGAGCGCGTGGGCACCACCGTGCTGTTCCCGGGCATCCCCGGCGGCGGCACCCCTGTCGACGTGCCACGGCACAGCGCCTTCGTCCCCACCCCCGACACCGAGGGCGACCTGGAGGAGATGGCCATGCCCGCCAGCGGCGCCAGCATGGCGCGCATCGAGAGCGTGCTGCCCGCCGGACAAATCGTGGTGGAGCTGATGGAGCGGGCGCGCCGGGTGCTCGCTGATCCGCATGGCCTGGACGTCGACGCGGATGAGGACGACCGGGGCTGA